Proteins from one Balaenoptera musculus isolate JJ_BM4_2016_0621 chromosome 7, mBalMus1.pri.v3, whole genome shotgun sequence genomic window:
- the LOC118897699 gene encoding LOW QUALITY PROTEIN: importin-7-like (The sequence of the model RefSeq protein was modified relative to this genomic sequence to represent the inferred CDS: inserted 1 base in 1 codon; substituted 4 bases at 4 genomic stop codons) produces MDPNTIIKALRGTMDPALREAAERQLNEACKSLNFVSTLLQITMWEQLDLPVRQEGVIYLKNMITQYWPDQETAPGDIFPYTIPEEDQHCIRENIVEAIIHSPELIRVQLTTCIHHIIKHDYPSHWTAIVDKIGFYLQSDNSACWLGILLCLYQLVKNYDYLSSCXGMFQLLLQPLSECQLXFWXKKPEERSPLVAAVQHFLPVLKDRFIQLLSDQSDQSVLIQKQIFKIFYALVQYTLPLELINQQNLTEWIEILTTVVNRDVPNETLQVEEDDRPELPWWKCKKWALRILARLFERYGSPGNVSKECNEFAEVFLKAFAVDVQQVLLNVLYQYKEKQYMAPRVLQQTLNYINQGVSHALTWKNLKPHIQGIIQDVIFLLMCYTDADEELWQEDPYEYIRMKFDVFEDFISPTTAAQTLLFTACSKRKEVLKKTMGFCYQILTEPNADPRKKDGALHMIGSLAEILLKKKIYKDQMECMLQNHVFPLFSSELGYMRARACWVLHYFCEVKFKSDQNLQTALELTRRCLIDDREMPVKVEAATALQVLISNQEKAKEYITPFIRPVMQALLHIIRKTENDDLTNVIQKMICEYSEEVTPIAVEMTQHLAMTFNQVIQTGPVEEGGDAKAATAMGILNTIDTLLSVVEDHKEITQQLEGICLQVIGTVLQQHVLEFYEEIFSLAHSLTRQQVSPQMWQLLPLVVEVFQQDGFNYFTDTMPLLHNYVTVDTDTXSDTEYLEMIYSMCKKVLTGVAGEDAECHAAKLLEVIILQCKGRGIDQCIPLFVEAALERLTREVKTSELRTICLQVAIAALYYNPHPLLNTLENLRFPNNIEPVTNHFITQWLNDVDCFLGLHDRKMCVLGLCALIDMEQIPQVLNQVSGQILPAFILLFNGVKRAYACHAEHENDSDDDDDEAEDDDESEELGSDEDDIDEDGQEYLEILAKQAGXDGDDEDWEEDDAQETALEGYSTITDDEDNPVDGYQIFKAIFQTIQNRNPVWYQALTHGLNEEQRKQLQDIATLADQRRAAHESKMIEKHGGYKFSAPVVPSSFNFGGPAPGMN; encoded by the exons ATGGACCCCAACACCATTATCAAGGCCCTGCGGGGCACCATGGACCCAGCCCTGCGTGAGGCCGCAGAGCGCCAGCTCAATGAAGCATGCAAGTCTCTGAATTTTGTTTCAACACTGCTTCAGATTACTATGTGGGAACAATTGGATTTACCTGTGAGACAGGAAGGTGTTatctatttgaaaaatatgataaCACAGTATTGGCCTGATCAGGAAACGGCACCAGGGGATATATTCCCTTATACTATTCCAGAAGAAGATCAACATTGTATTCGAGAAAATATTGTAGAAGCCATTATCCACTCTCCTGAGCTCATCAGGGTACAGCTTACTACATGCATTCATCATATCATCAAACATGATTATCCAAGTCACTGGACTGCCATTGTGGACAAAATTGGCTTTTACCTTCAGTCTGATAACAGTGCATGTTGGCTAGGAATTCTTCTTTGCCTCTATCAGCTTGTGAAAAATTATGACTACCTATCTTCCTGCTAAGGAATGTTCCAGCTGTTGCTCCAACCTCTGTCAGAGTGCCAGTTGTAGTTCTGGTAGAAGAAACCAGAGGAACGGAGTCCACTGGTAGCAGCAGTGCAACATTTCCTGCCCGTTCTAAAGGACCGTTTTATCCAGCTTCTTTCTGATCAGTCTGATCAATCTGTCCTCATCCAGAAACAAATTTTCAAGATCTTCTATGCTCTTGTTCAGTATACACTACCACTGGAGCTGATAAACCAACAGAACCTGACAGAATGGATAGAAATTTTAACGACTGTTGTGAACAGGGATGTACCTAATGAAACACTTCAAGTTGAAGAAGATGATAGACCTGAGTTACCATGGTGGAAATGTAAGAAGTGGGCTTTACGTATCTTAGCAAGGCTTTTTGAAAGATATGGAAGCCCTGGCAATGTTTCCAAGGAGTGTAATGAATTTGCTGAAGTATTTCTGAAGGCATTTGCTGTTGATGTCCAACAAGTTTTATTGAATGTGTTGTATCAGTACAAGGAGAAGCAATATATGGCTCCTCGAGTTTTACAACagacattaaattatattaatcaaGGAGTTTCTCATGCTCTCACCTGGAAGAATCTGAAGCCTCATATACAAGGCATTATCCAAgatgttatttttctattgatgTGCTATACAGATGCTGATGAGGAACTTTGGCAAGAAGACCCCTATGAATATATACGCATGAAGTTTGATGTGTTTGAGGATTTCATCTCTCCTACCACTGCTGCCCAGACACTTTTGTTTACAGCTTGTAGTAAGAGGAAAGAGGTACTAAAAAAGACTATGGGATTTTGCTACCAGATTCTTACAGAACCAAATGCTGATCCTCGAAAAAAAGATGGAGCCCTGCATATGATTGGCTCTTTAGCTGAAATACTTCTGAAGAAAAAGATCTACAAAGATCAGATGGAATGTATGTTGCAGAATCATGTATTCCCTCTCTTCAGCAGTGAACTAGGCTACATGAGAGCGAGGGCTTGCTGGGTTCTTCACTATTTTTGTGAAGTGAAGTTCAAAAGTGACCAGAACCTGCAAACAGCCCTAGAGCTGACACGAAGATGTCTGATTGATGATAGGGAAATGCCTGTTAAAGTGGAAGCTGCCACTGCACTTCAAGTGCTGATCAGCAATCAAGAGAAAGCTAAGGAATACATCACACCATTCATCAGACCTGTCATGCAGGCTCTTCTTCATattataagaaaaacagaaaatgatgatCTTACCAATGTAATTCAGAAAATGATCTGCGAGTATAGTGAAGAAGTTACTCCTATTGCAGTAGAAATGACACAACATTTGGCAATGACATTTAATCAAGTAATCCAGACTGGGCCAGTTGAAGAAGGAGGTGATGCCAAAGCAGCTACTGCTATGGGAATCCTGAATACCATCGACACACTTCTTAGTGTAGTTGAAGATCATAAGGAAATAACCCAGCAGCTTGAAGGAATCTGCTTACAGGTCATTGGAACTGTTTTACAACAGCATGTCTTAGAATTCTACGAGGAGATCTTCTCTTTAGCACATAGTTTGACACGTCAACAAGTGTCTCCACAGATGTGGCAGCTACTACCTCTGGTAGTTGAGGTTTTTCAGCAAGATGGCTTTAATTACTTTACAGATACGATGCCTCTGCTTCATAATTATGTAACAGTTGATACAGACA CTTCTGATACCGAGTACCTTGAAATGATATACAGTATGTGCAAAAAGGTTCTTACAGGAGTTGCAGGAGAAGATGCAGAATGTCATGCAGCAAAATTGTTAGAGGTCATCATTCTGCAGTGCAAAGGGCGTGGCATTGACCAGTGTATTCCCTTATTTGTGGAAGCAGCTTTAGAGAGACTGACAAGAGAGGTGAAGACAAGTGAACTTCGAACAATCTGCCTGCAAGTTGCCATTGCAGCTTTGTATTATAATCCACACCCACTTCTCAACACCTTAGAAAATCTTCGCTTCCCTAATAATATTGAACCAGTTACAAATCATTTTATTACACAGTGGCTTAATGATGTTGATTGTTTCTTGGGGCTTCACGACAGAAAGATGTGTGTTCTGGGCCTATGTGCTCTTATTGATATGGAACAAATACCACAAGTTTTAAATCAGGTTTCTGGACAGATTTTGCcggcttttattcttttatttaatggaGTAAAAAGAGCATATGCCTGCCATGCAGAACACGAgaatgacagtgatgatgatgatgatgaagctGAAGATGATGATGAATCGGAGGAACTGGGGAGTGACGAAGATGATATTGATGAAGATGGACAAGAATATTTGGAGATCCTGGCTAAGCAAGCGGGCTAAGATGGAGATGATGAAGACTGGGAAGAAGATGATGCTCAAGAAACTGCCCTGGAAGGCTATTCCACAATCACTGATGATGAAGATAACCCTGTTGATGGGTATCAGATATTTAAAGCTATATTTCAAACTATACAAAATCGTAATCCCGTGTGGTATCAGGCTCTGACTCATGGTCTtaatgaagaacaaagaaaacagttaCAGGATATAGCAACTCTAGCTGATCAAAGAAGAGCAGCCCATGAATCCAAAATGATTGAGAAGCATGGAGGATACAAATTCAGTGCTCCAGTTGTGCCAAGTTCTTTCAACTTTGGAGGCCCGGCACCAGGGATGAATTGA